A single genomic interval of Picosynechococcus sp. PCC 7003 harbors:
- the trmFO gene encoding FADH(2)-oxidizing methylenetetrahydrofolate--tRNA-(uracil(54)-C(5))-methyltransferase TrmFO, with protein sequence MTKTLPPVTVIGGGLAGTEAAWQIAQAGVPVTLYEMRPVQKSPAHHTADLAELVCSNSFGAASSDRAAGLLHEELRRLQSVIIGTADQHRVPAGGALAVDRAVFSQDLTQKLAEHPLVTFRREPLDQIPSEGITVLATGPLTTAALATELQQFTGLEYMSFFDAASPIIIGESINQDIAFLASRYDKGEAAYLNCPMDQAQYQAFRNALCEAEQAELKDFELETAKFFEGCLPIEELARRGEDTMRFGPLKPVGLFDARLGDFRAPENKNKRPYAVVQLRQEDKQGQLWNMVGFQTNLRWGEQKRVFRMIPGLENAEFVRMGVMHRNTFLNSPELLEATLQFKKRPTLLAAGQLIGTEGYTAAAAGGWLAGTNAARLAKELTPLTLPETTMMGALFAFIHSASPKHFQPMPPNFGIIPPLVERVRSKKERYGVYRDRSLTDLEQWQENYRRSAALV encoded by the coding sequence ATGACTAAGACCCTACCTCCCGTAACTGTAATTGGTGGTGGCCTCGCTGGCACAGAAGCCGCCTGGCAAATTGCCCAAGCCGGGGTTCCGGTCACCCTCTATGAGATGCGCCCCGTCCAAAAAAGTCCGGCCCACCATACCGCCGACCTTGCTGAGTTGGTTTGCAGCAATTCCTTTGGGGCGGCCTCCAGCGATCGCGCCGCTGGATTGCTCCACGAAGAACTCCGTCGCCTCCAATCCGTGATCATCGGTACTGCCGATCAACACCGGGTTCCTGCAGGGGGAGCCTTAGCCGTTGACCGGGCCGTTTTTAGTCAAGATCTCACCCAAAAACTCGCCGAACATCCCCTAGTCACCTTTCGCCGCGAACCCCTAGATCAAATACCCAGTGAAGGGATCACCGTCTTGGCAACCGGCCCCCTGACCACCGCTGCCCTGGCCACAGAACTGCAGCAATTCACGGGCTTAGAGTACATGAGCTTTTTTGATGCCGCGAGTCCAATCATTATTGGCGAAAGCATCAACCAAGACATTGCCTTTCTCGCTTCTCGCTACGACAAAGGAGAAGCCGCTTACCTGAATTGCCCGATGGATCAAGCCCAGTACCAAGCTTTTCGGAACGCCCTTTGTGAAGCAGAACAAGCAGAACTGAAAGATTTTGAATTAGAAACCGCGAAATTTTTTGAGGGCTGTCTCCCCATCGAAGAATTAGCTCGCCGGGGTGAAGATACCATGCGTTTTGGGCCTCTAAAACCTGTAGGTCTTTTCGATGCCCGTCTCGGTGATTTTCGCGCCCCCGAAAACAAAAACAAACGCCCCTATGCAGTCGTACAACTGCGCCAGGAAGATAAACAGGGTCAACTCTGGAACATGGTCGGCTTTCAAACTAATCTCCGTTGGGGTGAACAAAAACGGGTATTCCGCATGATTCCTGGGTTAGAAAATGCGGAATTTGTCCGCATGGGCGTGATGCACCGCAATACATTTCTAAATTCCCCTGAGCTGCTCGAAGCAACGCTGCAATTTAAAAAACGCCCGACCCTCCTCGCCGCTGGCCAATTAATTGGCACCGAAGGTTATACGGCAGCAGCAGCGGGGGGATGGCTCGCCGGCACCAATGCTGCCCGTTTAGCCAAAGAATTAACGCCTTTGACCTTACCGGAAACCACCATGATGGGAGCCTTGTTCGCCTTTATCCATAGCGCTTCTCCCAAGCATTTCCAACCCATGCCCCCCAACTTCGGCATTATTCCGCCCCTGGTGGAGC
- a CDS encoding DUF1830 domain-containing protein — protein MAQILDPVPNDDNKALLCCYVNATSQIQVARITNVEDWYFERVVFPGQRLMFEALPQAILEIHTGMMASAILSDTIPCHRLAMQETGPETDEPEPAPVNRDIPAVRPVAIAP, from the coding sequence ATGGCTCAAATTCTTGATCCCGTCCCAAATGACGATAACAAAGCTCTACTTTGCTGCTATGTAAATGCAACCAGTCAGATCCAAGTTGCTCGTATTACAAATGTCGAAGATTGGTATTTTGAGCGGGTTGTTTTTCCCGGGCAACGGCTAATGTTTGAAGCCCTGCCCCAGGCGATCTTAGAAATTCATACGGGTATGATGGCGAGTGCTATTTTGTCGGACACGATCCCCTGCCATCGTCTAGCGATGCAAGAAACTGGCCCGGAAACAGATGAACCAGAGCCGGCCCCAGTTAATCGAGATATTCCTGCGGTGAGACCGGTGGCGATCGCCCCCTAA
- a CDS encoding 1-acyl-sn-glycerol-3-phosphate acyltransferase — protein sequence MPELESSRAREPLSSLILYRAFKWGCVNPVFRTYFRGRVYGVEHVPKEGPFIAVSNHASNFDPPILSNCLCRPVAFMAKEELFQVPILKQAIALYGAYPVKRGAGDRGAIRAAIKALEQGWGVGIFLQGTRTPDGTITDPKPGAALIAAKAQVPLLPISLWGTEKILVKGKKMPQSVPLTVRIGEAIAPPSAVKKEALNQVTQTCTEVINQLHHLGR from the coding sequence ATGCCTGAGTTGGAATCTTCCCGTGCCAGGGAACCTTTGAGTAGTTTGATTCTCTACCGTGCTTTCAAGTGGGGCTGTGTGAACCCGGTATTTCGGACGTATTTTCGGGGCCGGGTGTATGGGGTAGAGCATGTACCCAAGGAGGGGCCATTTATCGCAGTGAGTAACCATGCCAGCAATTTTGATCCGCCTATTTTGTCCAATTGCCTCTGCCGTCCGGTGGCTTTTATGGCGAAGGAAGAATTATTTCAGGTGCCAATTCTCAAGCAGGCGATCGCCCTCTATGGCGCTTACCCAGTGAAGCGAGGCGCCGGGGATCGGGGAGCCATCCGCGCGGCGATCAAAGCCCTTGAGCAAGGTTGGGGCGTGGGAATTTTTCTCCAGGGAACTCGGACGCCAGACGGTACGATCACCGATCCCAAACCCGGTGCCGCCCTCATTGCGGCGAAAGCCCAGGTGCCTCTTTTGCCGATTAGTCTCTGGGGCACTGAGAAAATTTTAGTCAAGGGGAAGAAAATGCCCCAGTCGGTACCGTTAACTGTACGCATTGGTGAGGCGATCGCCCCGCCCTCTGCTGTCAAAAAAGAAGCCCTGAACCAAGTAACCCAAACCTGTACCGAAGTCATTAATCAACTGCATCACCTAGGTCGTTAA